A stretch of Gallus gallus isolate bGalGal1 chromosome 2, bGalGal1.mat.broiler.GRCg7b, whole genome shotgun sequence DNA encodes these proteins:
- the LOC124417707 gene encoding uncharacterized protein LOC124417707 isoform X1, whose protein sequence is MATARPARAGRAPAASPDGRRAGFGPSPPPPRSAPNPSGPRPGRSRLLGAPADGAHARRGSVKIKRREQLLLARPAAGYILQHQDGAGSVTGLQVNATDCPAAPCHVWP, encoded by the exons ATGGCCACGGCGCGCCCGGCACGGGCAGGGCGTGCGCCAGCCGCGAGCCCGGATGGGCGGCGGGCCGGGTTCGGGccgagcccccccccccccaggtccGCGCCGAACCCAAGCGGGCCGCGGCCGGGCAGATCGCGGCTCCTGGGAGCCCCAGCCGACGGTGCGCATGCCCGACGCGGCTCCGTGAAG ATTAAGCGACGCgagcagctgctcctggctcGGCCTGCAGCCGGCTAcatcctgcagcaccaggaCGGGGCGGGAAGCGTTACTGGATTGCAAGTGAATGCAACAGA CTGCCCTGCGGCTCCCTGCCACGTCTGGCCCTGA